One Methanofollis sp. DNA window includes the following coding sequences:
- a CDS encoding chemotaxis protein CheW, with protein MVKTIDVVEFEIGGTRYALDILMAREIVEMIPITPVPLAPPYIAGIINLRGEITNIINLNTLLQLPDRGEVMNRKIIVLVPEVAGGSNLGIIVDDVHSVMQVSEDDVETMDATLCHEAFVKGIIKIGEDGGDDAGAKGLVIWIDMTKVLGNLTAAV; from the coding sequence GTGGTAAAGACCATCGACGTCGTGGAGTTCGAGATCGGCGGCACCAGGTACGCCCTCGACATCCTCATGGCACGGGAGATCGTGGAGATGATCCCGATCACCCCGGTACCCCTCGCACCCCCCTATATTGCCGGGATCATCAACCTGAGGGGCGAGATCACGAACATCATCAACCTCAACACCCTCCTCCAGCTCCCCGACAGGGGAGAGGTGATGAACAGGAAGATCATCGTCCTCGTCCCCGAGGTCGCGGGAGGATCCAACCTCGGGATCATCGTTGACGACGTCCATTCGGTGATGCAGGTCTCCGAGGACGACGTGGAGACGATGGACGCAACGCTCTGTCACGAGGCATTTGTGAAGGGGATCATCAAGATCGGTGAAGACGGGGGCGACGACGCCGGGGCCAAGGGCCTGGTGATCTGGATCGACATGACCAAGGTCCTCGGGAACCTTACCGCCGCGGTCTGA